GCGATGAAGATGGTCTTGGTCAGGAAGCGCGTGCCCTTGGCCGTCTCGACATAGAAACGCCCGCCGCAATCAGCCCCTTCCTCGCATTTCTGCACCACCGTGACCTCCTGGCCCAGGTGGAAGGTCGCGCCGAAAGGCTCGATCTGCTTGAGCAGGCTGTCGGTCAGCTCCTTGCCGGTGCACATGGGCACGGCCGGGATGTCGTAGATCGGCTTGTCGGGGTAGAGCTCGATGCATTGCCCGCCGGGGTAGGCCAGCGAGTCGATGATATGGGCCTTGATCTCCAGCAGGCCCAGCTCGAAGACCTGGAACAGGCCCACCGGGCCGGCACCGACGATCACGGCGTCGGTCTCGATGATCGGGGCGGGCAGGGGGCTGCTCATGGGCGGCGGCCTTGCCTCAGCGGATCAGCTCGGCCAGCTTGCCGGTCTTGTCTTTCCACTCGTCGGCGTCCGGCAGGGCCGGCTTGCGCTTGGTGATGCTGGGCCAGGCCTTCGCCAGGTCGGCATTGAGCTTGATCATGTGCTGCTGGTTGCCCGGCACATCCTCCTCCGGCACGATGGCATTGGCCGGGCACTCGGGGATGCAGACCGCACAGTCGATGCACTCGTCCGGATCGATGGTCAGGAAGTTGGGGCCTTCGCGGAAGCAGTCAACGGGGCAGACATCGACGCAATCGGTGTACTTGCAGCGGATGCAGGCTTCGGTAACGACGTGGGTCATGGTGGGGCAACTCGGTTCTTATGGGCGTGCGCGCCGGCGCAGGGCGCACCGGGACAGGGCAGAGGCGGATTTTAATCGCTGAGGGCGCGGGTACGGGCTTGTTCCTGCGCAAGCCCGGTGGCCTTGATGGTTTTGCGGGGGCGGGCGCTGACCGCCCGGGCGCCGGCGCCGACGGTGACGACGGTGGGCCGGCCGCGGTGCAGCAGCGCCGCGGCCGCAAGACCTGACACCGGATGTTCGCTGGCCAGCGCGTCCGGCCAGCCGGCGCGCGAGACCACGCTGCAGGGCGCGTCCGGCGCCCAGCCGGCCTCGACCAGCTTGCGCGCCAGCGCCGCCAGCTGGCGGCCGGCCATGTAGAACACCTCGGTGTCGGCGCTCTTGCCGCCTTGCAGATCGCCCTCGCGGGTCATCGCGGTGGTGAGGCTGACGCTGCGGCCCTGGCCGCGGCGGGTCAACGGGCGCTGGGTCTGGGCCGCCGCGGCGATCGCCGCAGTGACGCCGGGCACCACCTCGATGTCGTCCGGTGGGATGCCGGCGGCGGCCAGCGCCTCCAGCTCCTCCTCCAGGCGGCCGAAGATGCTGGCGTCGCCGCCCTTCAGGCGCACGACCAGGGCATGCTGCCGAGCCATCTTGACCAGCAGCGCGTCGATCGCGGTCTGCGCGGTGGCGTCGGCCGAGAAGCCGCGCTTGCCGACGTCCAGCCACTGCGCCTGTGGCGCGAATTCGCGCAGGGCCGGGTCGGTCAGGGCGTCGAACAGCACCACGTCCGCCCGTTGCAGCGCACGCGCGCCGCGCAGGGTGATCAGGTCCGCGGCCCCGGGGCCGGCGCTGACGAAGATGACCTTGCCCATGTCTGCCAACTTTCCTCAGGGTTCAGCGCACCAGCAGCGCACCCGAGGTGCGGTTGCTGGTCGGGTCGACGACGATCAGCGCGCCGCCGACGCGGTTAGCCGCATAGGGCTCCACCGGCAGCGCGGCCTGCACCTCGATGCGCACATGGCCGATCTCGTTGACCGCCAGTTCCTGTGCCTCGGTTTCGGCCAGGGTGTGGATGTCCAGGCGATGCTCGATCGCGGCGATGCGTGCCTGCACCCAGCGGTTGCCATGGCGCACCCAGTACTTGCGGCCTTCTTTAGCCGGCTCGGTGTCCAGCCAGGCCAGGGTGGCCTCGAAGCTCTGCACCGGCGTGGCGCTGCCGGGCGTGACGATCCAGTCGCCGCGGCTGACATCCAGCTGGCGGTCCAGCACGACGCCGGCCGATTCCCCGGCCACGCTGTGCGCGACGGTCTCGCCGGCGCGGCGTACCTCGGCCACGACCGCGGTCTGGCCGCTGGGCAGGATCTGCACCTCGTCGCCGGCCTTGACCTGGCCATGGGCGATGCGGCCCCACAGGGTGCGCGGCTGGTGACCGGTGCCCTCACCCTCGCGAGCGACATATTGCACCGGGATCAGCAGCTGGCCCTCGACCTTCTCCTGCAGCGCCGGCAGGCCTTCCAGCACCTGCAGCAGCGAGGGACCGTCGTACCAGGCCGCGTCCAGCGGCTGGGTGACGTTGTCGCCGCGCAGCGCCGAGACCGGCACGATCGCGGTCACCGCGATGCCCGCCTGCGCGGCGAAGGCCCGCAGCGCGGCGCTGACCTTGGCGAAGCCGGCGCCCGGGTCGGCCAGCGCGTCGATCTTGTTGATCGCGAACACGATGCTGGGCACGCGCAGCAGATGCGCCAAGAGGCTGTGGCGGCGCGTCTGCGGCAGCAGCGGCACCTCGGCGGCGTCCAGGTCCAGCTTGGTGATGTCCACCAGCACCACGGCGGCATCGCTGCCGGCCGCGGCCGTCACCATATTGCGGGTGTACTGCTCATGGCCCGGCGCGTCGGCGATGATGAACTTGCGGGTCTTGGTCGCGAAGTAGCGGTAGGCCACGTCGATCGTGATGCCCTGCTCGCGCTCGGCCTCCAGGCCGTCGGTCAAGAGGCTCAGGTCGATCGGTGCGCCGGCGGCACGCTTTTCCAGCGTGTCCAGCTGGTCGGCCAGGATCGCGCGGCTGTCGTACAGCAGGCGGCCGATCAGGGTGCTCTTGCCGTCGTCGACGCTGCCGGCGGTCAGAAAGCGCAGCGCGCGGTGCTGCGTGTCCACGTCTTGTTCGTGGACCCGGGTGTTGTCGTTGTTCAGAACTGCGCTCATGATCAGAAATACCCTTCCTTCTTGCGACGCTCCATCGAGGCCTCGGAGGTGCGGTCATCCATGCGGGTGGCGCCGCGCTCGCTGACCGTGACGGTCAGGGTCTCGGCGACGATGTCCTGGGCCGAGACGGCCGGGCTTTCGACCGGGCAGGTGCAGGTCATGTCGCCGACGGTGCGAAAACGCACGGTCTCGGTCTCGACCACATCACCGGCCTCCGGCGGCGTCACCTCGGTGACTGGCACCAAGAGGCCCTTCTTGCGCACGACCTGGCGCTGGTGCGCGAAGTAGAGGCTGGGCAGCGGGATGTTCTCGCGCGCGATGTAGAGCCAGACGTCCAGCTCGGTCCAGTTGCTGATCGGGAAGGCGCGGAAATGCTCGCCCGGGCGGATGCGGGTGTTGAACAGGTTCCACAGCTCGGGGCGCTGCTCCTTGGGCTGCCATTGGCCGAAGCTGTCGCGGTGGCTGAAGATGCGCTCCTTTGCGCGCGCCTTCTCCTCGTCGCGGCGGGCGCCGCCGATCAGCACGTCGAAGCGGTTGTCCTCGATCGCTTCCAAGAGGGTCACGGTCTGGTGGCCGTTGCGCGACTCCAGCGGATGGGCCAGGCGCACCGTGCCCTTTTTGATCGATTCCTCCATATGGGCAACGATGACGCGCTCGCCCATCTCGGCGACGCGGCGGTCGCGGAACTCGATCACCTCGGGGAAGTTGTGGCCGGTGTCCACATGCACCAGCGGGAAGGGAAGTTTTCCCTTGAAGGTGTTGCCGGTGGGATCGCTCTTGTCGCGCGTCTTGAAGGCCTTCTCGGCCAGGCGCAGCACCACGCAGCTGTCCTTGCCGCTGGAGAACAGCAGGCCCGGGCGTTCGAAGGCGGCGGCCACCTCGCGCAGGATGAAGATGGCCTCCTCCTCCAGGTGGTCCAGATGACGGTGATCGACCGTCGGCAGCAGTTTCTCGAGATTGACCGGGGCGTTCATGCCGGGGCTCCTGTGCTCTTCGTCAGTTCTTCGTTGGTGTGGGCCTTGTGCAGGCCGCATTCCTTGGCGTCTTCACTCTCCCACCACCAGCGGCCGGCGCGGAAGTCCTCGCCGACCGCGATCGCGCGGGTGCAGGGCGCACAGCCGATGCTGGGCATGAACTGGTCATGCAGCGCGTTGTGGGGCACGTCGAAGGCCTGGATGTAATGCCAGACATCGGCCCAGCTCCATTCGGCCAGCGGATTCAGCTTCGTGCGGCCGTTGCCGTCCGGCTCGGCGAAGGGCACCTCGGCGCGGTTTGCGCTCTGCTCGCGGCGCAGGCCGGTGATCCAGGCGCTGCGGCCGGCCAGCATGCGGGAGAGCGGCTCCAGCTTGCGCAGGCCGCAGCAGGCCTTGCGCAGCGCCAGGCTCTCGTACATCGCGCGCTCACCGTTGCTCTTGACGAAATGGATCACCGCCTCCTGCACCGGGCTGAAGACCTCGACCTCCAGCGCGTACTTTGCTTCGATGGCCGGGATCAGCGCCAGGGTCTCGGCGTGCAGCGCGCCGGTGTCCAGAGTGGCGATGCAGATCGGCAGCGCGTGGCGGGCGATCAGGTCGGTGATCACCATGTCCTCGGCGCCGAGGCTGGTGGACTGGATCAGGCCCGCGCCATGCTCGGCCACGGCCTGCTTCAGCAGCTCGACCGTGCGAGCCAGGCGCTCCTCGAAGCCGGCCGTCTGGCGGGCATACAGACCAATGGCCGAGGCGCTGGCCGGCGCCGACAGCCAGGACAGGGTGGAAGCTTCGCCGCTCATGCTGCTTGCCCTTTCTCAGCCCGCGACGTTCGCCGCGAAATGCGGGCGCTGCTCGCGCGTGTCGCCCTGGTAATGGCCGGGGAAGAAGCTCAGCGCGCGCTTGGCTGCGTTGAGGTCCTGGTCGGCGCGCAGCAGCACCGCGTCGAAACCGGTGCGGGCGGCCAGCAGCACCATGTCCACCAGCACCTCGCCGGTGGCGCGGATCTCGCCGGCGAAGCGGTAGCGGCTGCGCAGGATGCGCGCCTGGCTGTAGGCGCGGCCGTCCACCCATTTGGGGAACTGCAGCACCACCAGCGCCAGGCGCGGTAGGTCGGTGGCCAGGCCCTCGATGTCGTAGTCGTTCGGCACCTCGACCGCGGTGGCCAGGCCGGCCGGCCAATGGTCGCGCACCGCATGCCATTGCTCCAGGCTCAGCAGCAGGTTCGGCGCCGGATCGGGATCGGGCTTGGGGCCGTCCTCGCCGACGACGCGATGCCAGGGATCTTGATGGGAGTCGATGAACTTCATTGCGTTCGTTCTTTCAGCGGGCGGCGGC
This genomic stretch from Roseateles sp. DAIF2 harbors:
- the fdxA gene encoding ferredoxin FdxA gives rise to the protein MTHVVTEACIRCKYTDCVDVCPVDCFREGPNFLTIDPDECIDCAVCIPECPANAIVPEEDVPGNQQHMIKLNADLAKAWPSITKRKPALPDADEWKDKTGKLAELIR
- the cobA gene encoding uroporphyrinogen-III C-methyltransferase — its product is MGKVIFVSAGPGAADLITLRGARALQRADVVLFDALTDPALREFAPQAQWLDVGKRGFSADATAQTAIDALLVKMARQHALVVRLKGGDASIFGRLEEELEALAAAGIPPDDIEVVPGVTAAIAAAAQTQRPLTRRGQGRSVSLTTAMTREGDLQGGKSADTEVFYMAGRQLAALARKLVEAGWAPDAPCSVVSRAGWPDALASEHPVSGLAAAALLHRGRPTVVTVGAGARAVSARPRKTIKATGLAQEQARTRALSD
- a CDS encoding sulfate adenylyltransferase subunit 1, which encodes MSAVLNNDNTRVHEQDVDTQHRALRFLTAGSVDDGKSTLIGRLLYDSRAILADQLDTLEKRAAGAPIDLSLLTDGLEAEREQGITIDVAYRYFATKTRKFIIADAPGHEQYTRNMVTAAAGSDAAVVLVDITKLDLDAAEVPLLPQTRRHSLLAHLLRVPSIVFAINKIDALADPGAGFAKVSAALRAFAAQAGIAVTAIVPVSALRGDNVTQPLDAAWYDGPSLLQVLEGLPALQEKVEGQLLIPVQYVAREGEGTGHQPRTLWGRIAHGQVKAGDEVQILPSGQTAVVAEVRRAGETVAHSVAGESAGVVLDRQLDVSRGDWIVTPGSATPVQSFEATLAWLDTEPAKEGRKYWVRHGNRWVQARIAAIEHRLDIHTLAETEAQELAVNEIGHVRIEVQAALPVEPYAANRVGGALIVVDPTSNRTSGALLVR
- the cysD gene encoding sulfate adenylyltransferase subunit CysD — its product is MNAPVNLEKLLPTVDHRHLDHLEEEAIFILREVAAAFERPGLLFSSGKDSCVVLRLAEKAFKTRDKSDPTGNTFKGKLPFPLVHVDTGHNFPEVIEFRDRRVAEMGERVIVAHMEESIKKGTVRLAHPLESRNGHQTVTLLEAIEDNRFDVLIGGARRDEEKARAKERIFSHRDSFGQWQPKEQRPELWNLFNTRIRPGEHFRAFPISNWTELDVWLYIARENIPLPSLYFAHQRQVVRKKGLLVPVTEVTPPEAGDVVETETVRFRTVGDMTCTCPVESPAVSAQDIVAETLTVTVSERGATRMDDRTSEASMERRKKEGYF
- a CDS encoding phosphoadenylyl-sulfate reductase, with protein sequence MSGEASTLSWLSAPASASAIGLYARQTAGFEERLARTVELLKQAVAEHGAGLIQSTSLGAEDMVITDLIARHALPICIATLDTGALHAETLALIPAIEAKYALEVEVFSPVQEAVIHFVKSNGERAMYESLALRKACCGLRKLEPLSRMLAGRSAWITGLRREQSANRAEVPFAEPDGNGRTKLNPLAEWSWADVWHYIQAFDVPHNALHDQFMPSIGCAPCTRAIAVGEDFRAGRWWWESEDAKECGLHKAHTNEELTKSTGAPA
- a CDS encoding DUF934 domain-containing protein; amino-acid sequence: MKFIDSHQDPWHRVVGEDGPKPDPDPAPNLLLSLEQWHAVRDHWPAGLATAVEVPNDYDIEGLATDLPRLALVVLQFPKWVDGRAYSQARILRSRYRFAGEIRATGEVLVDMVLLAARTGFDAVLLRADQDLNAAKRALSFFPGHYQGDTREQRPHFAANVAG